The genomic segment CGACTTTGTCGCGGAACTGATTTTTGGGTATCTGGCAGTAGTCGCGCGTATCGGCGCGGCGCTGATGTTCATGCCTGCGTTCGGAGAGGCGCAGTTCCCGGTTCGTACAAGGCTGTCCTTTTCCCTGGTGCTTTGTGCCGCGCTCTATCCTGTTGTGCCTACACCTGCCGCGATGCCCGACAATACCGTGGCGATTGCCCTGCTATTGGGGTCGGAAGTTACGATCGGGCTATGGATGGGCCTTGCCGGTCGCGTGTTTTTGTCGGCCATGCAGTTTGCAGGCAACCAGATCGGGCAGGTGATCGGCTTGGCAAATGCCTTCGGGCCTTCCTTCGGCTCGTTCGAGGGGGCAACCATGGTTGCAACATTACTGCTAATCAGCACCATCACCGTGATCTTCGCGACCGACGCGCACCACATGATCCTCATTGCCCTGGTGCAGAGCTACGATGTCTTCACCCCTGGAAATGTCATCGTCGGGGATCTTGCTGAAACGATGGTTCGAGTCGGATCGCATAGCCTTTACCTGGGCACTGCCGTTGCCGCGCCTTTCTTTGTCATGGGAGTGATCTTGAACCTTGGCATGGGGCTGGCGAACCGTATGATGCCGCAACTTCCCGTCTTCTTTGTGGCCGCGTCACTGTTGATCGGGATCGGGTTTTTGATTCTGCTAGTGGCCACACCCTCCGCGATCACCTTTTTCATTGGGGATTTTGTTGAATGGCTAACTCTGTTCCAACTCTGATCCGATATGTCTGAAGAGCAGGACAAGGACACCAAGACAGAAGAGCCGACCGAGAAGCGGATCAGAGACGCGTACCGGAAAGGCGATGTGCCGGCATCACGCGAGACAGGCAATATGGTGGTCGTTCTCGCGCTTCTTGGCATCGCGGCATTCGCGCTTCCGATGCAAGTAGATAAATTGATCGGGTCGCTGGCCGTATTGATCGAAGATGCGGGGCAGGTGGTGGTCGGGAACGGACAGGTCGGCCTCAACGATCTGCAGGATGCCTCAAGCGCTGCCCTTTCAGGATTGGTCAGCGCGATCCTTCCGGTCTTCGCAATCCTCATGGCCGGAGCTCTGTTCGGAGCGCTGATACAGGGTATCACCGTAGTTTCCCCCGAACGGATCAGGCCGAAGCTGTCTAAGATTTCCCCAAAGGAAGGCTTGAAGAGACTGTTCTCTTTGCGCTCTTTCGTGGAATTCGCGAAGAACCTTGTAAAGGTCCTGGCAGTGGGCGCGCTGGCCGTCTGGGTGACGAACCGCGCGGTTCAGGATATCTGGGCCGGGCTTGGCTTTATCCCCGAGTATCTTCCCAGTTACATCGTGGCGCACGCCAAGCAGTTGTTGATTTGGACAGCCTGCCTACTGGTGCCGATAGCCGTGTTGGACATTCTCTGGCGTCGCTACGATTGGCGACGGCGTCAGATGATGACCCTCAAGGAAGTTCGTGACGAACTGAAGGAAACGGAAGGCAACCCTGAAGTCCGTGCCAGGCGGGCGAGATTGCGGCGAGAGCGTTCTCAGCAGAGGGTCGCAGTGGCCGTACCGCTTGCAAATCTCGTTCTGACCAATCCGACGCACTTCGCGGTTGCGCTGAAATACGATCCCCAAACCGATATCGCACCTGTCTGCGTGGCCAAAGGTGCGGATAACCTCGCATTTCGGATTCGCGAACTGGCATTCGAGCACGATATTCCGGTCATTGAGAACAAGCCTCTGGCACGGCTGCTGTTCGACGTCGCCGACCTCGACGAGATAGTCCCGGCCGAGCAATGGGAAGCTGTCGCTGAAATCGTCAGCTTTGTCATGGCCCTGAAAGAGCGCGGCGTCACGCGAAAGCTTCCGCCAGGTTCAGGGCTGCTGAAGCGTCCGGTCTAGGCCGACCGGTCAATCGATCCGAACGCCGCGCAGGTCCTGATCGCCAGGCAATTGGGACCGTTCCAGGATGATCTTAGACACGGCTCGTGTGCGCACGGGTGACATTTTGGCCAAGATAGGCGCGGCCACGCGCGGTTTCATCGTGCCCAACACCATGATCGTTGTCTCGATGTCCATATCGTCCATGATCCTCGCCGCATCGGCAGGCTTCATGTTCTGGTAAAAGGCGATCAGGCGCTCCAGGTCATCGGTCTTGGCTGCCTCGACTCGTGCAAGCAACTCCTCGATCGACGCTTTGAGGGCGTTCAATCCCTCCTTCTCGATATCCAGCTTTTCACGGGCCAGCGCGATTTCCGAGCGGCGCGCTTCCAACTCGCTTTCTTGAGCCTTGACCAGTTTCCGCTGCTCTTCGAGCGCAAGCATGACTTCCTCGGGTGCCTCGCAAACGTTGCCTGACTGTTTCAGCCCGGGAACGATTGGCGGCACATCCGACTCCGGGGTGGCCTCGT from the Roseovarius indicus genome contains:
- a CDS encoding EscU/YscU/HrcU family type III secretion system export apparatus switch protein, yielding MSEEQDKDTKTEEPTEKRIRDAYRKGDVPASRETGNMVVVLALLGIAAFALPMQVDKLIGSLAVLIEDAGQVVVGNGQVGLNDLQDASSAALSGLVSAILPVFAILMAGALFGALIQGITVVSPERIRPKLSKISPKEGLKRLFSLRSFVEFAKNLVKVLAVGALAVWVTNRAVQDIWAGLGFIPEYLPSYIVAHAKQLLIWTACLLVPIAVLDILWRRYDWRRRQMMTLKEVRDELKETEGNPEVRARRARLRRERSQQRVAVAVPLANLVLTNPTHFAVALKYDPQTDIAPVCVAKGADNLAFRIRELAFEHDIPVIENKPLARLLFDVADLDEIVPAEQWEAVAEIVSFVMALKERGVTRKLPPGSGLLKRPV
- a CDS encoding MotE family protein produces the protein MKWPQVSIGKLLWGGLGLTLFAKAATSLPIVPFNPTGPEPFVLVAGSTETENEATPESDVPPIVPGLKQSGNVCEAPEEVMLALEEQRKLVKAQESELEARRSEIALAREKLDIEKEGLNALKASIEELLARVEAAKTDDLERLIAFYQNMKPADAARIMDDMDIETTIMVLGTMKPRVAAPILAKMSPVRTRAVSKIILERSQLPGDQDLRGVRID
- a CDS encoding flagellar biosynthetic protein FliR; amino-acid sequence: MGIDDFVAELIFGYLAVVARIGAALMFMPAFGEAQFPVRTRLSFSLVLCAALYPVVPTPAAMPDNTVAIALLLGSEVTIGLWMGLAGRVFLSAMQFAGNQIGQVIGLANAFGPSFGSFEGATMVATLLLISTITVIFATDAHHMILIALVQSYDVFTPGNVIVGDLAETMVRVGSHSLYLGTAVAAPFFVMGVILNLGMGLANRMMPQLPVFFVAASLLIGIGFLILLVATPSAITFFIGDFVEWLTLFQL